The Bacillus sp. Y1 genome has a window encoding:
- the infA gene encoding translation initiation factor IF-1 — protein sequence MAKDDVIEIEGTVLETLPNAMFKVELENGHTVLAHVSGKIRMHFIRILPGDKVTVELSPYDLTRGRITYRFK from the coding sequence ATGGCGAAAGATGATGTAATTGAAATTGAAGGTACGGTTCTTGAAACTTTGCCTAACGCTATGTTTAAGGTAGAATTAGAAAATGGTCATACAGTACTAGCTCATGTTTCCGGTAAAATTCGTATGCACTTCATCCGTATTTTGCCTGGTGACAAAGTAACTGTTGAGCTATCCCCATATGACTTAACACGCGGAAGAATTACTTACCGCTTTAAATAA
- the rpmJ gene encoding 50S ribosomal protein L36: MKVRPSVKPICEKCKVIRRRGKVMVICENPKHKQKQG, translated from the coding sequence ATGAAAGTGAGACCATCTGTTAAGCCGATCTGCGAAAAGTGTAAAGTTATCCGTAGACGCGGCAAAGTTATGGTTATTTGTGAAAACCCTAAGCATAAACAAAAACAAGGCTAA